Proteins from one Triticum aestivum cultivar Chinese Spring chromosome 7A, IWGSC CS RefSeq v2.1, whole genome shotgun sequence genomic window:
- the LOC123152995 gene encoding RING-H2 finger protein ATL18-like: MASLMPSLAMDLPQEEGGHEDSAFLGVVGDPDDSELAALVAGALKTVDAPSDDDDELSCPICLEEDDAAAWKETPCGHRFHGRCVERWLQEKESCPMCRREVVTAPAATADCTAAHLHFLWIAALGLHVFGDVPVDDMETDDDDDAYGELPVDVGHQARS, from the coding sequence ATGGCTAGCTTGATGCCATCGCTTGCCATGGACCTGCCACAAGAAGAAGGAGGCCACGAGGACTCCGCGTTCCTCGGCGTCGTGGGAGATCCAGACGACTCGGAGTTGGCCGCGTTGGTGGCCGGGGCGCTGAAGACGGTGGACGCGCcgtccgacgacgacgacgagctcAGCTGCCCGATCTGCTTGGAGGAGGACGACGCCGCGGCGTGGAAGGAGACACCATGCGGGCACCGGTTCCACGGGCGGTGCGTAGAGAGGTGGCTGCAGGAGAAAGAGAGCTGTCCCATGTGCCGTCGCGAGGTCGTCACGGCGCCCGCCGCCACCGCAGATTGTACTGCTGCACACCTACATTTCTTGTGGATAGCTGCCTTGGGGTTGCATGTGTTTGGCGATGTTCCTGTGGACGACATGGaaactgatgatgatgatgatgcttacgGAGAGCTTCCGGTCGACGTCGGGCACCAGGCTCGAAGCTGA